The genomic window ATAGAAAGAGATATTACCAGGGCATTTGATTTCTTGAAGCCTTTTAGACAATGGGAGTTTTTTCTCTGAGCCATTATTATCTGTTAGTGTAGCCACCGTGAATTCCACGAGAGCTTTGTCCCATCCCTTGGCTTTAAGAGGCTGTTTTTTTTGCAACAAATACAATCAAATTTCCTAAATTTTTAACATAACAATGcagaagaaataaagaaacctGAGAAAACCCGAAAATCTCACCTTTGTATAACCCTGCACGACATGATCCGTCACTTGTTTTGAGTCATACCACGCGTTCCTAACAGCTGTTACTCCAAATTTATTGATTGCCATCCTCACCTGGTGAAAAAAACAACCACCTTAGAAACACATCAAGTGTTCTGGTCTaacaacatataaaaaatgacATGACTGGTGAATGAAgccaagacaaaaaaaagcgGTACCAGCATTACTCCAAGGAAGGATCTGAGGAAAGCTGCTAAAGCTTTCTTGTAGAGAGAACTCAGCATATTCGCCATTCCCGTTACCACTCTCAATACTGCTCTTATAACACCTTTGGTTAACTCAACTAGAGTCCCTAGAAAGTTGCTAGTGGGAGCTTCTTTGTCACGGTTCTCTCCAGCATCAGTTGTGGCCACAGGACGGGGAGCGAATATAGCTGGAGCGACGAGAATGAGAGCAGCAACACGCTCCGGGGCTTCAAAGTAAGCATCTAAAGCTACAGGGCAACCAGCAGAATGCCTACAACATATGAATTAACAATCTCAGCTTATGGTGGCACTTTAATAAGAAATGCAAAGTATATGGAACCTACTAGCTTACTTACCCCACAAGAATCGCCTTATCGGCAGCAAGAACATCGATGAAATACAACGTAGTGAGCACGGAATACACCATGGAGTAGGGATTCAATGGTTTTGCATCATTGGTAGCACCACTAAACGGGTGAAAAATCCGAGAAGTCAAACCAAATGCTGGTCTATCAAAGGCAAGAACTTTTGAACTAACGAGACGAGCTAATGGCTTCATAACTCTGTTCCAGGAGAACACAGAAGCGCCGAAACCGTGCAATAGAATCATCGGAAACTTggtttttggtgtttcttgAGCATGAGGGCTTGTGTTTGAAACATCATCAGAGAGTGTATGTGGATCTAACACTTTGTGGTGTATATGAACACCTTGAAACTCACAGAAACAACTGTCTGGATCAGCTAGGTTCATTGGATCCTGTTCTGTTTCAGCTTCCATCTCCTCTTTACTATGTGCTCCAGCATCTAAATATTCATGAAACAAGAAGATTACTCATATAAAATTAGATCTTTATGGGAGAAAAAGGAACAATTTGTGATACACAGAGAGATTACTCAAATCTAATTTCATCCAATTGGAACTATAAGCTCAAATGTTCCACAATTAGCAGAATACTAAATCTCATAGGTGAGTCAAGAAACCTCAATATGGTAGTTACCTAACACGAACAGAAAGATTCATCAATTGAAATCTGAATTCTAAGTAGAAAGAAAGGAacaatttttgtaagaaaccTGGGAAGCCAccagagagagaaggagaagaagcagcaTTGGAGACGATGAGACGGCGAGAGGGTTGGCCGGAAATCTGACGAGACATCTGAAAATGGGTTCTAGAGGAATCTGAACTAAACTTGTCGCTGAGAGATAATGTTGAGAGAGTCTGCTTTGGTTGGTTCAAAAAGAAGATGCATGTGGTGTTTAAATTCATTGTTGCTTCCTACTAATCAGACAGAAGAATAACATCAACTACACAAAAGTTCTGacatttttgttctgttttttctaaattaaacgGCAAGGTTAGATGATTCAACagtgttttgtctttgtttgtaaaacaaattaaaaaaaaaaatggtgatgAATTCCTGACTTCTCATTCTCAGTTCTCACCTACACAATCTATTGGACAAAAACTAAAGATCATTGGATGAACAAGAGGACCTAAACGTAAAAAGCCCACTCCATTCGTTGCCACTTGGCTTCTCAGTATTATGGGCCGCCAAGATTAAACTATTCCATGTTTTGGTATTacaatttgaaagttttattttttttactgctTATTACCAAACCGGTTCACAGTTTCACACATAATATCAACATGACTGGTTCATACACCTTTTACAGGATCACTTaacacaacacacacacacacacacacacttgaTCCCAGACTTGAATTGAATCTTGCTTGGTTGTGGAAAAAAGCCCAGGACTAGCCCAAACCagattattttgttgttatgaaACCAGATTGGTTGGTGGCAATAAAAGCCCAGGCCTAGCCCAAACCAGATTATTGTTGTTATGAATACCTtaccttctttctttcttttttgtcaagtATCTTACCTTCTTTCTAGGGTTGTTATTATAACTTTGAGTCAATTGCCTTGccggaaaacaaaattggcgCTGTTTTCACCGTCTCCATGGCCAGTTCTAGCAAGGAAGTTAATTTATGTGGTTTGTTTTCAGTGGCTCTGAGCTACTATCTACTTGGctgttgattttatttcttttcttttccattgaTCTGCTCTTCTTTTAGGTAAGAGAAATCcggaagatgatgatttggaGACCAAACCGTTTCTCAAGAAACATAAGgacgaggagaagaaagtaaCGTCGGATCactccactttttttttttaatacatacaCCActtatgtatgtatgtatgtgaATGTAACAGGAGGAGACACCGGAAGGACTTGCTGATAGCCTCCAGCACAAGTCTGATCAAGCTAATTTAATCTCTCTCAAGGTTTAATATTGTAATAAGTTTTATTATGTTCAAATTAAGCATCTTGTTCTCCAAAATCTGTTCCAACGGCTACTCGCTTAACAGGAGGAGGAAAGTACTGTGGAAGGACGTGATGACACTCCCGATTTTGTTGAGGTAGCTACCTCTCCTTatgcaattttgttttgtccttTTCGTCATGCTAACACAAACTTCTGCTTGGCTGTTAAATTCAGGAAGCTTCCGTGATAAAAAAATACGCTCTTTATGGGCCGTATCCCTCACCGAGCCCCATTATCACATATCGTCGCTTTCTTCAAAGATGTTGGAGAAGTTGTTCATGTTCGACTTGCTATAAAACGAGATGGTGGGCGTACTGGCTCTGGCTTTGTTGAGTTTGCTTCTCcctatgaaacaaaaaaagtgagaccagttttttttttctttgaaaacttgTGTATAGTTAGTTATATGTTTAAACGTATCCAAGGTTATTTTCTGACGTTTTTTTCACTCTAGGCACTGGAAAAGAAGGATGGAGAATGTTTGCTCGATCGCAAGATTTATCTTAAAGTGCCTAAGCTAAGCTCTTCATTGACTCTTCCTACGTAAGTAAACATGATTTTTCCACGTTTTGTAACTGATTGCTAGACTTTTTGATACAATATCACAGAAGACTAAggcttttcattttttgattaattaggTATTGCATAGATCACCAGGTTTGGTAAGGGAACAAGacttttttttgaagtttttttgtATACATGTAGAGATCACTAGcgttttccatttttctagGTACCAAGACTTCCTTCCACGACAAGAAGATGAGACACCTCCCGCCGATTTTGCTGAGGTACCACCCTACTGCCCTCATTATCTTCAAAACGCTCGAAatgtttacttattttctGGGGCTGAATCTTGCTAGCTACTTTTTCCTTGTTTCCTGCTAACACACTTGTTCCTGTATAATGCACAGGAAGTTCTCTTTGTTGCCAATCTCTCCCCCCAAACTAAGATATTAGATATGTAAGTAGCACTCCCACTTTTCTTCTCTGagcaaagaaaaagtaacTCTCCCATCACTCATATTTTACCCTCCACTTTTGCAGCTTCGGTTTCTGTCAAGATGTTGGAGAAGTTGTTAGTGTTCGACTTATTGCAAACCATGAGGACAAGCCTGTGGGCTGTGCCTTTGTTGAGTTTCTTTCTGCCAACGAAGCAAAGAAGGTGAGACTGGTTTTGTAGTCATGATGGAcgattttagtattttactagtcattttgaaaattagtGTATACAAACTTATGATGAAAAACATACTACTAGTTTTTTGAAAGCTGGATAGCtgattaaatctttttaatacTGTAGGTGCTGGAAAACAAGAATGGTGAATATTTTCATGGTCATAAGATCATTTTGATGAGAGGACATGGTGAAACTCCCGATTTCGCTGAGGTACctcttcttgttgtcttcACAATATGTCAGGCTCAGCAGAAAcctttaataataataacagaaatcttgtgttttttttttgtgcaaccTTAagtccttttcttctttgcgtCGTGCTAACTCACTTGGCTGTTAAACGCAGGCTGTTGccacaagtaaaaaaaagacGCTCTTTGTTGCCCATCTTACTCCCCAGACTATAATATCAGATATGTAAGTAGCACCTTAAGATTTCCTCTTTCGTTATTGGAGCAAGTTTCTCATGACTAATATTTTATCCTCCACTTTTTTACAGCATCGACTAATTGTTAACCACACTGGCAAGCATGTGGGCAAGGGATTTGTTGAGTTTGCTTCTGCTAAGGAAGCAGAGAATGTGAGAGTTGTTTTTCTAGTAATTGATGAAAAGTAATGTATACAAGTCGCAGTCATTTGATTAGTTAAACCGTTTATTTATACTCTAGGCGctggaaaagaagaagggtgAATATTTGCAGGATGGCGAGATTTTTCTTAAGGCGGCTAACATAGCTCCATTCCCTCCACCcaagtaaattaattttccaTGTTATGGAGATTTGTTGCTGTCAACTTATTGCCACCACAGAAGACTAACactaatattatatttcttaaCTAGGTGGTGCGTAGATCACAAGGTTTGGTAAGGAATTTTCAACTATTTGCATCTTGAGGGTTTGTTATCAAGAGCACATTGGGTGAAGTTTTTGGTATACATGTAGAGATCACAAGGGTTGTTTAATGTTCCAGGTACGAAGACTACCTTGGACAAGAAAGAGATGAGGCAGCAGTGGAAGGACTTGCTGAAACTCCCTATTTTGTTGAGGTACGCGTGTTGTTATCATCTTCAAAATATGTCAGGCTCAGAGGGGAAATGCTCAAGTGTTTGATAACAAAACTGTTACCTCCTTAGAGCCATGCTAACACACTTGGCTGCTAAATACAGGAAGCAAGAAAAAAGACGCTTTTTGTTACCAATCTCCCTCCTAGAACTAGTATACAAAGGATGTAAGTAGCACCTTTAGTTTACTCTTTCGTTCTTGGAGCAAGTTTTTCATGACTGATGTTTTATCCTCTTCATGTTTACAGGTTGTATTTCTTCCAAGACTTTGAAGTTGTTCGTGTTCGACTTATTGTTGACCAATCGGGTAAGCATATGGGCTGTGGCTATTTTGAGTTTGCTTCTGCTAATGAAGCAGAGAAGGTGAGTAGTTTTTATAGCAATGATGAAAACTAGTGTATACTTACTTATATGATGAAattgttttgatgaaatatttttatactgTAGGCGCTGGAACAGAGGAATGGTAAAAGTTTGCGCTATCACAAAATCTTTCTTGAGCTGGCTGAGATAGCTCCATACCCTCTCCAACACATGTACATTGATTTTCCATGTTATTGCTCTAGTTTTGATGTCATAACAGAAGATTAACgttatcattttttgttaattaggtACAAGCTTGCAGAGAAGCTTTGGTAAGGGATTTTTTAACTACTATTTTGCctttaagagattttttgttatcaaagGCAAATTCGGTGAAGTTTTTCGTATAAATGGGGAGAGATCACAAGGGTTTTTGATACAATGCAGGTACGAAGACAACCTTCTACGAGAATCGAATCTGAAGCAACAGAAGGCAAAATCCAACGGATTCTGCGGTAAGAAGATTACCTTCTCTTACGGGGACGACTgctagaagatgaagaagctctCTTTTTACGGGGATTAGTGTAGACACTGAAATTATTATCCATAGTAaactgaaaattcaaaaagggAGTACGGCTTACAGGTCGGTCTGATTTCGGTTTACCAAACCGGTTCACAGTTTCACACAGAATATCAACATTACTGGTTCATACACCTTTTACAGGATCATTCAACACAAGTACACAAAACATAGGCAAGAAGCTCTCCATTTATCATCATCCCCTCCACTGATCCTTCTTGTTCCGAACTTCCCTCATTGTATCAATTGGCGACTTGCAACCGAGTTTCTCCTGGAAAATAACAAAGTTAATCTCGATATACGACAAGAAAGTAAAGATCGATATCAACAGTGATAGCTGATAAAACCGAATCATGAATTGTTCAAGAAGATGAACCAAATGGAGTAATAACCTGTATCTCTGGCTTATCAACACGCATAAATGGATTTGTTTCGAGCTCTTCCTCCAGTGTTGAAGGGATTGTGGGAAGATCTGCTTGGCGCTGTTGACGGGCCCATGCTAACTTCTGTTGTATCTTCCCGTTGTTTGGTTCCACAGTTAGAGCAAATTCCAAGTTCTTAACGGTGTACTGAGAACCATAAGAAATGAATAGCGGATTATTCAGTTTATAGGCATCCATTTTTATGAGTTAAGAACTCAAAAGACATAATGAAGCTGTTGATTTTTTTACCTCATGGCCGCAGTAAACCTGTGTCGGTTTAGGTAATGCAGCCAGAGTCACACACAACGACTGATACATCTGCTCAGCTGTCCCTTCAAAAAACTTCCCACATCCAGCAACAAACTgtataaaatcaaagtaaacaCAGCTTAATGTTTAACTCATAACTATCTCCATTTAGACATTTACAGAGATAAAAGATCTACGGAGAACATATAGGGTCCATGGTAGGGAAGAACAAGAGGATTCAGCTTAATGTTACCACTTACAAGTGTATCTCCGGTGAACACGGCTGggttttctccttcttttccGTTCACATAATAACTAATGTGACCCTTGGTGTGACTGTAACAAGTAGATATATCAGAGGAATCAGCGATGACAAGAGAAAATGACTGAGTTAAACATCAAGTAGATTAGATGCATCTAAAttcattggaaaaaaaaaaaaaaaaaaaaacaaaccaaggAGTGTGGAGAGCCAATATGTTAATATCCTGACCCAAAGTCAGCTTGTCACCATTATCAACCGCATCAGTGCAACCCTTCACCTTATCCAGAGAACCTCCATATACTTTGATATCAGGAACCAACTGCTTAATCTTCTCGTTTCCACCGGCATGATCCCTTTGATCATATCAAGCCACCAATCAAACAATGagtgttaaaataaaaacgtcGCCTCAAATCCAAATTTCATCGAAGACAAAGGCAACCATCATAtggtacatatataataaatcttgCATCTTCAAGAGGTGAAACATTAATGCAGAAAGTATCAGACTTTAACAAAGAATCAGACTCACGAAGATGAATCTCTAAGTCAGTTGAAACTGATAGTAGGAAAAAGCTAAACACTTGATCAGAAAACTGAGAGATTTAACAATAGACTTGTACTAATGTTAATGTCTAGGACCGGAATCTAGCATATGTCGATATCACTGAGTAATAAGAACCAACAGAGAATCTCGGAGATGAATCAAATAAGATAAGTTACCAGTGACATAGAGAGAAGTGAGGTTTACTTACCAGTGATGATGCGTAGTGAGTACGAACTTGATCTTAGCTTGGTGCTTCTCAGCCGATGCGATCACCTTCTCCGGATCAACTGGATCCACAACCGCCGCGTCTCCGGTGCTCTCATCGATtatcctgttttttttttacgaagAAAGAATCCTAAACTGATGATGAACCGAGTCAGATTAAGAAGCAACGAAATTGAAGTAGGATATCAAAATGGCTCACAGATAAGAGTAGTTGTCTTGCAGACAAGGAACGTGGAAGATCTTCATCGTCTCCTTAGATCGATCGTCCTTCTCCTCCGGAACACTAgctgtatcatcatcatcatttatgTCTGGACTAGTGATTTATCTATTTCGGTTTACTCAAACCGGATCGAACCGAAACAAATCAGGATAAATTTTGCAGCCGGTCATCCGGTTCAATTGTAATTGTAACTGAACCGGAATCGGATAAAAAACATAAGCTTCGTTGagaattgtttattttaggttttgggggAGATTCGTTCTCGTACTGtggattgttgttgttgggaTTATCtgggaagagaaaaagaaaatggggAAGCAGCCGGTGAAATTGAAGGCGGTGGTTTACGCACTTTCTCCGTTTCAGCAGAAGATCATGACCGGTCTCTGGAAGGATCTGCCGGAGAAGATCCACCACAAGGTCTCTGAGAATTGGATCAGCGCCACTCTTCTCGTTACCCCTGTCGTTGGAACCTACTGGtactctatctctctttctatctctctcatcAATCGATTGGTAAAGGAACCTTTGGATCGAGTTCCGATCTGGTTGATTGTTCTTCGATCTGTGTCATCGGTCTTGTGCGGCGCATATGGATATAGGGTTCTTCGTTTGTGTCATAGGAACAAATGAGAAATGATAGGATTTAAGTTAGTTTGAGATGAGTATTAAGTGGAGTGTAGTATATAGAGACTCTCAGCTAGAAAAAGTCTTCCAGGTATCAAATTAGTATTGTTGATGAACCACTCTGTGGAATTGCATTTCAAGATGTTGAGGATTTAAATGGCTTAGTCGTAATCATTAGCTGATTAGTGTGGTTCTATTAAAACTGTTGAGTTCTTGCTTGTGAAGCTATTAGTTACCTGATCGATCTAAACATTACGGGTGCTGCATATTATGGTCTAGTTTCTAGTCATCTTTTGTGCTTATTCTTTCAAATACACACAATGAATGCAGGTATGCTCAGTATTTCAAGGAACAGGAGAAGCTTGAGCACAGATTCTGAAGCATGAAGTCACTCCTTTTCTACAAGAACCTGACAGTTTGAagtaatttcttttgtttcaagcctataaatttcacaaaaactcTTGTGGGAATCTTCTGAGTCAGTTTTTCTGAAACTCTTTTGCTAAATAAATGTTTGGGTTTCATGACAATGACTCTTGTTGTTCATCTTTCTTGATATATGGTATGAAAATTGGATTGAATCGAGTAATATATTGATCCCTCAAAACAACTATTAGGCAAAATCAAACGCTGCCTATGTTCCCTTAAGACATCAACTACAAACAACTATTAGGCAAAATCAAACACTGCAAGTCTGCAACCACTCCTACAAGGTTTGTGATGAACAGAGTCGTTGGTTGGACTAGAAATGTTGTCCATTTCATCAAGTACAGTTCAGCGGAGTCATTCTCTTCGTCTAAGGCTTTTGAGGTAACTGTGAAGTTGGTGTCGATACCGGCTAGGACTTTAAGTAGACCTTGGAAGACTGCAAATTAGTGATTTATATAAAACTACACGATTTGCCGAAATTTATTTCACTTTTGTGACGCAAGATAAAATtaagcaaaacataatttatttcaaaacgattaatataaaataccaaaatgtcacaaaaatcaaaaataaataaacactcCCTCGACAATACTGATCACTTAACCGGttttaaaaccaacaaaaggcAATCCTTTAGTTCTTTAAATAGTTTTAGATAGAACCGACGGAAACGGCAGCTTTGATGAGTAAACCAAAGAGAACAAAAGGGTtagagaagaaaggagaatGGTCGCTCTCCAATTCGTAAACTTGGCTAGGTGGCCACCGTCTTATCATCGCGTCTTGCTGCTCCGGTTTCATGACCCGGTCGAGTAACGTCTTGATGTACACGCGCGGCACTTGCTCCTCttgtcctttttctttttcctcttcttccagTTTTGCTGTCGTTAACGCCAAAATTGGTGCTGGTCTCATCATTAATGCAGCCAAGGAACATTCCTTTACaccaacacaacaacaacaacaaaaaaaagtataagaaCAAGGAATTTGGATTTGATGAAATAGTTTgtaatatttgatttgatatgcATGTTTCCACTCCAATTCGATATGTAACATCCACACTACCATAATTCTACGTACATAGCAGACAAATTCACGAATATTTAACTTTAATAATGGAAgatttttggatatatatatacctgtaTAATTGTTTAGTtaaagttataagaaaaaaacacacatatataaaaataaaaataaaggttAGTTATGAACATTgcaaattttgtattaaatggtgatttatttttataaggaGTTGGTCGAATTTTCCTACACTTAAACACATTAAATCTTTTGagattatatatgaaatgaaACAGTAGAGAAACCTGTTGAGGACTCATGTGGTAAAGTAGTTTTCGTCGGTATTCAGGTTTGATAATAGCACTGGTGGGAGGATTCTCCGGTCCTAGACCAAAACCAAGCTCGTAGACATCACCATGTTCTGATAGATCAGGCACTCCCTGTGACAAAGAAACATAACGTCACACACAAGTTAACTTGACTTTAAAGAAATGTGTATCATTACATCTTTCATATCTTCATCTGTCTGAAGCCCGTTTTTGAGCATCGAAGCTCCAATAAAAACAGCGAGACAGATCTTCTTAGGGAATCTCTGTATCGCACTCGTTAGGCTAAGCCCTCCTGCACTGTGACCCACAAGTATCACCtgatgaaaaaaacagaacagagaaaaacagagtgagTTTGCTTCAGATTCAAGAATCAATTCATTTGAGTTCTGAATTAGGTTTCACCTGTTCTTGTTCGGGGAAAGAGGAGAGGAAGTCGATGAGTGGTTGGTTGTATTGGTCGAAGGTAGTGAGTGAATCCACGGATGAAGAATCGATGCCGGAGGATTTGAGGTCGATGCAAGTGACGGTGAAGCCAGAGACTTCCATGAGACATTTGATCTTGTACCAGCACCATGATCCTAAGCTCATGCCATGTATTAGCACAAAGTGTGGTGGTTTTCTACTTGGTTTGagttctagggtttcttcttgattctcctCCGCCATCGATTACGCCGGAGATTTGCCTGAGATTTTATTGGGGTTTTTCCACGGAATGCTCTGTGTGCCTTGTCACATTTGTCAAACGCATATATAGtgaaaaatatcttttgtttctttctcagttatgtgattttttataatattaaaaaataattagtaattaatttctACTATTAAGACATGACCAGTATACTTAGGATAGAAATTTAACAAGGAATATATAGAATGTCTACTTGCGTATAATGTGTAGgatttatttccaaaaaaaaggatttgttAAGCTAAAAATGAGCAAAAggaaactatataaatttaattctcATTTGCTTattctattatataatttactaaataaatccttttttaattctaccaaaaaaacaatcctttttttaattggtataaaaatatttttgtccaaTATTAATCCGAACCACCCATaagttcaaaatttatttagtaaaatatataatagaataagcagttaaaaattaatttgttaaaaaagatattccaaaaaagaataaacttTATTACCATGAAATAGACATTGGTTCTTTGCAcaatgctattttttttttccgacaTAAACACTTCCTTTTTGcaaattctgattttgatgcAGCCGTTACGATAATTGTATTTGTTAAACTAGCGTTGTTACGATAatttaaaaggaaataaagGTGAAGGAATTTTagagagaaatatatatatatatatatatatatatatatatatatatatatatataaaaatcaatttatcGTTTTGGTTGTGGATCCGACTTTTGCATATGGTCACTGATTTATTGCATATTCATAGTTGGGGTAGTCAATGGGTAATAATTGTGTGTCTGACTATATGCttattatttactatttacgTTTTATCCGCACTAATTAAGTTTCTATTCTCTATGTCATAccattaaaataatttttgatcGGAATGATCCAGTTTAAAAGTTCATAGTTATTTCAAGATCATACGATTACAAGACGGTAAGGAGGACAAATTATAAACGACTTTCAATCTaaactaataaagaaaatcCATTTGATAGCGCGCTGGGTTCAATTTATAAAATGTTACTTAGATTCAGGTATGTCACGTGTGTTATCAAGACCCGTgctaatgatttgttttgtaatttgattAAAGTTATACTTATACTATAGCTAAAGTATTTTCCCGTCAGTTTTCTAACGCAGAGATAATCAATTTCATTGACCTATTTCATGCTCGTAActctaaagaaagaaagactaCAAATCTTTCAATGAACAAGTTGGTTTTAGCTAAAGTTATG from Arabidopsis thaliana chromosome 3, partial sequence includes these protein-coding regions:
- the GLY2 gene encoding Metallo-hydrolase/oxidoreductase superfamily protein (GLY2; FUNCTIONS IN: hydroxyacylglutathione hydrolase activity; INVOLVED IN: methylglyoxal catabolic process to D-lactate; LOCATED IN: endomembrane system, cytoplasm; EXPRESSED IN: 23 plant structures; EXPRESSED DURING: 13 growth stages; CONTAINS InterPro DOMAIN/s: Beta-lactamase-like (InterPro:IPR001279), Hydroxyacylglutathione hydrolase (InterPro:IPR017782); BEST Arabidopsis thaliana protein match is: glyoxalase 2-4 (TAIR:AT1G06130.2); Has 13211 Blast hits to 13207 proteins in 2289 species: Archae - 256; Bacteria - 8297; Metazoa - 430; Fungi - 311; Plants - 206; Viruses - 0; Other Eukaryotes - 3711 (source: NCBI BLink).) → MKIFHVPCLQDNYSYLIIDESTGDAAVVDPVDPEKVIASAEKHQAKIKFVLTTHHHWDHAGGNEKIKQLVPDIKVYGGSLDKVKGCTDAVDNGDKLTLGQDINILALHTPCHTKGHISYYVNGKEGENPAVFTGDTLFVAGCGKFFEGTAEQMYQSLCVTLAALPKPTQVYCGHEYTVKNLEFALTVEPNNGKIQQKLAWARQQRQADLPTIPSTLEEELETNPFMRVDKPEIQEKLGCKSPIDTMREVRNKKDQWRG
- a CDS encoding Cytochrome b-c1 complex, subunit 8 protein (Cytochrome b-c1 complex, subunit 8 protein; FUNCTIONS IN: ubiquinol-cytochrome-c reductase activity; LOCATED IN: mitochondrion, mitochondrial respiratory chain complex III, membrane; EXPRESSED IN: 24 plant structures; EXPRESSED DURING: 15 growth stages; CONTAINS InterPro DOMAIN/s: Cytochrome b-c1 complex, subunit 8 (InterPro:IPR020101); BEST Arabidopsis thaliana protein match is: Cytochrome b-c1 complex, subunit 8 protein (TAIR:AT5G05370.1); Has 67 Blast hits to 67 proteins in 16 species: Archae - 0; Bacteria - 0; Metazoa - 0; Fungi - 0; Plants - 67; Viruses - 0; Other Eukaryotes - 0 (source: NCBI BLink).); this encodes MGKQPVKLKAVVYALSPFQQKIMTGLWKDLPEKIHHKVSENWISATLLVTPVVGTYWYAQYFKEQEKLEHRF
- the MES17 gene encoding methyl esterase 17 (methyl esterase 17 (MES17); CONTAINS InterPro DOMAIN/s: Alpha/beta hydrolase fold-1 (InterPro:IPR000073); BEST Arabidopsis thaliana protein match is: methyl esterase 18 (TAIR:AT5G58310.1); Has 1383 Blast hits to 1383 proteins in 290 species: Archae - 0; Bacteria - 591; Metazoa - 1; Fungi - 15; Plants - 599; Viruses - 2; Other Eukaryotes - 175 (source: NCBI BLink).); the encoded protein is MAEENQEETLELKPSRKPPHFVLIHGMSLGSWCWYKIKCLMEVSGFTVTCIDLKSSGIDSSSVDSLTTFDQYNQPLIDFLSSFPEQEQVILVGHSAGGLSLTSAIQRFPKKICLAVFIGASMLKNGLQTDEDMKDGVPDLSEHGDVYELGFGLGPENPPTSAIIKPEYRRKLLYHMSPQQECSLAALMMRPAPILALTTAKLEEEEKEKGQEEQVPRVYIKTLLDRVMKPEQQDAMIRRWPPSQVYELESDHSPFFSNPFVLFGLLIKAAVSVGSI